ACCGGCAACATTACCATAGAGTTGTCTCAAGTTAAAGCCAGGGAAGTAACCGTAGCCTTGGTATCAGTGGCCGGACAAACCGTGAAGACGCAGAAACTGAACGTTACCGGAACTTCTGTAGAAGCAAAGCTCTCCACCGAAGGACTTGCCAAAGGCCTATACCTGCTGCAAATCAGAGAAGACGGCAACACCATCACAAGAAAAGTGATTGTGGAATAAAAAGTTGAATATTTCTTTTACAAAAGAGGCCACCTGCTGAGCAGGTGGCCTCTTTTCGTTTTACGAAGGGTTTATTGACTATGGTGTCCTAGGTTAACTGGACCAACCTCAAGTGTAGAGACGCAATACTTTGCGTCTGGCGTTCCCCAACATATAATGGTGCCAAGCCGCTGGGTATTGCGTCTCTACCATTGCTGCTTGCTACTTCAAACACCAGTAACGGATTAGTATTTCCGTTTTCGGGCTCATTTCCAGAAATGAGCCCGAAAACGGAAATCTGCAGGCATCTACGCCGCTACTGCACGCCGCCAAAACACAGGTACTTCATTTCCATATAATAGTCCATTCCATATTTAGAACCCTCACGCCCGAAACCGGATTCTTTGATGCCGCCAAACGGAGCCACTTCCGTGGAAATCAAGCCTTCATTGATGCCTACCATACCGTATTCCAGGGCCTCGGCCACGCGCCAACAGCGGTTCACATTTTGGCTGTAGAAGTAAGAGGCCAAGCCGTATTCAGTGTCATTGGCCAGTTGAATGGCTTCTTCCTCGGTTTTGAATTTGAAAATAGGCGCTACCGGCCCGAAGACTTCCTCCCGCGCAATCAGCATGTCGGGCGTGGCGCCGGCCAGGACGGTGGGTTGGAAAAAAAGGCCTTCTTTCACTTTTCCGCCCGTGGTGATGGTAGCGCCTTTGGTCTGGGCATCTTTGATGTGTTCCTGCACTTTCTCTAAGCCCTTCTGGTTGATAAGCGGTCCAATCTGTGTGGCTTTTTCTAGTACGTCGCCGGTTTTAAGCCCCTGAACTGCTTTGGTGAATTTCTCCAGAAACGCATCATACACAGAATCCTGCACCAGAATGCGGTTCACGCAGACGCAGGTCTGGCCGTTGTGCCTGAATTTGGAGACCAACGCACCTTGCACGGCCTCGTCTAAGTCAGCATCGTCAAAAACAATAAACGGCGCGTTGCCGCCTAACTCCAGAGACAGTTTCTTCAAGGTGCTCGCCGATTGCTCCATCAGGATTTTGCCCACGGGCGTGGAACCGGTGAACGAGAGTTTTCTGATGTGCGGGTGCTCGCAGAGTTCCTTGCCAATGCCGCCGCTGTCTTTGGACGTGAGGGTGTTGTACACGCCCTTCGGGAAACCCGCTTGTTCTGCCAGATACGCGAGGGCCAAGCCGGTGAGAGGCGTTTCTGAGGGCACCTTCACAATGACCGGGCAACCAGCGGCCAGCGCGGGTCCAACCTTGCGGGTAATCATGGCCAACGGAAAATTCCAGGGCGTAATGGCGGCCACCACCCCAATGGCCTGCTTGATGACCACCATTCGTTTGTCGGGTGTGGGGGCCGGAATAACATCGCCGTAGGTGCGCTTGGCTTCTTCAGAAAACCACTCAATGAACGCTGCGCCGTAAGCCACTTCCCCTAAACTCTCGGTCATCACTTTGCCAGATTCAAGGGTCATGAGATGGGCTAATTCCTCTTTGTACTCTATTATTAAATCAAACCAGCGGCGCAGGAGGGCGGCTCTTTCTTTGGCGGTGAGGGCGCGGTAATCTGGCCAGGCAGTATGGGCAGCATCAATGGCGTGGCGCACGTCCTCGCGGGTCATGTCGGGCACGGTGCTTATGATTTCGCCGGTAGCAGGATTGGTCACGTCAAAGGATTTTCCGGCGGTCGCCTGGACCCATTTCCCGTTGACAAACGCTTGGTTTTTAAGCAGTTTCTTGTATTCCATTTGGTTTACTTCTAACTTAGGGATGAAGCCTCTAGCGTCTGTTATAACCTGCCAAAGACTTTTTGGTTTAACGTTCATTTCCAGTTTAGAGGCCAAAAACGAAAGTCTATCGTTTGTAAAACAGCAACAGGGCAATTTGGAAAGCAAAATTCATAATCGAAAATCTAGTTCATAATAGACACACACTATGATTGCATAGCCATTATCAATTTGAACGATAACAACAAAGGCCGCACCTTTGAGTATAAATTAAACGAGTGACTGTAAAATTTCCAGTGGAACGCTAGTATTTCAGATTGTGCCTGCTCCGCTGTTACATACAAAACGATTCAACCTCTTAACCCACCCAAACTATGGTAAACGAAAAAGACCAATCACCCAACCAACCCGGCGACGGCACCGGTGAAAAACAGAACCTGACCACCCGCCAGGGCCATCCGGTCACTGACAACCAGAACATCAGGACCATTGGCAACCGCGGGCCGGCGGTGCTGGAGAATTACCACTTCATTGAGAAAATCAGTCACTTTGACCGCGAACGGATTCCTGAGCGCGTGGTGCATGCCCGCGGTGCCGGTGCGCACGGCGTGTTCACGGCCTACGGAAAAGTGGGCGACGAAAACATTTCTAAATATACCCGCGCCAAGCTGTTCCAGGAAAAAGGGAAAGAGACGCCGGTTTTTGTTCGTTTCTCTACGGTAGGCCACGGTACGCATTCCCCTGAGACGTTGCGTGACCCGCGCGGGTTTGCGGTGAAGTTCTACACCGAAGACGGAAACTGGGACTTGGTGGGCAACAACCTGAAGATTTTCTTCATACGCGATGCCATGAAATTCCCGGACCTGATTCACTCGCAGAAGCCAGACCCGGTGACCAACATCCAGAGCGGCGAGCGCATCTTTGATTTCATCTGCAACACGCCTGAATCTACGCACATGGCCACCTTCCTGTTTTCGCCGTGGGGTATTCCGGCTAACTACCGCCAGATGCAGGGTTCCGGGGTGAACACGTACAAATGGGTGAATGCTGATGGTGAAGCCGTGCTGGTGAAATACCACTGGGAGCCGCTCAAACAAGGCATCAGAAACCTCACCCAGCCAGAAGCCGAAGCCATTCAAGCCAAGAACTTCAACCACGCCACCCAAGATTTGTTTGAGGCTATTAAAGAAGGGAATTACCCAGAATGGGAACTGTGCGTGCAGATTATGTCTGATGACGAACACCCGGAACTGGACTTTGACCCGCTAGATGACACTAAACTCTGGCCCGTGGACCAATTCCCGTTCCTGCCCGTGGGCAAGATGGTCTTGAACCGCAACCCCGTGGATTACTTTAACGAGGTGGAGCAAGTAGCCTTCGGGACCGGGGTTTTGGTGGACGGTTTGGATTTCTCAGATGACAAAATGCTGCAGGGCAGAACCTTCTCTTATTCAGACACGCAGCGCTACCGTGTGGGCCCCAACTACCTGCAACTGCCCATCAACGCGCCCAAAAACCAGGTAGTCACCAACCAACGCGGCGGCCAGATGTCGTATCACACAGACTTCGGGAAAGGCCAGAACGCGCACATCAACTATGAACCGTCCACGCTGGGCAACATTGTAGAAGCGCCTAAACCTGGCAAAGACTACGAGCCGCGCTATGAAGCGAATTTAGTTCGGGCCAAAATTGACCGCACCAATGACTTCAAACAAGCCGGCGAAACGTATCGCAACTTTGAAGACTGGGAGCGCGATGACTTGATCAACAACCTGGTCAACACCCTGGCTACCGCCGACAAACGTATTCAGGACAAAATGGTGGAGCACTTCACGCTAGCCGATGAAGACTACGGCCGCCGCGTGCGCGAAGGCCTGGCCGCCACTTCCAAAGCCAAAGACGACAAAGGCCCCATTGGTGCCACCTCGCCCAAGGAAGGCGTGGACGCTGCCCAGGAAAAATCACACGAAGCAAAGCCATACTAAGTTTCTTTTAACACACACACAGAAGCGCCACCTCCCAGAAGTGGCGCTTCGTTTTTGGGCTCTGTTTTGGAAATAGGAGCGAAAACGGGAATGCAGGCAAAATATGCGAAACCCGAGCTAAAGCACGGGTCTATTGATTTCAGAATTATTCATAGTTATGCGAAGAGTTAGCGGAAGCGCTCTTCGAATAATAGGACCGCCAATCTTCAGATTGGCGAAGCATGAATTATCTGTGATTGCTGGTTTGAACCGCATCCTTAAAAGAATCCGGCCCTAAAGGGTAGGACTATTCAAGTCTAAAAAGTATAAGCTGCTTTAGTGAAGGGCAGTCTTGGTCGTTGGTGAGAACACCAACAACGGCGAGGAAAACGGGAATGGGCAGAGACACTCGTAGGAGCTGCGCACACTACGAGGTCTTTCGCGCAAGCGGCATTTGCGAAGTGCAAGCGCAAGAGACAAGGCGGTGCCTGGTCTCTACGAATTATGGTTCGGGCTCCATTTTGAAAATAGAGCTTGAAAACGGATGAATACATAAGGACAATTTACAAATAAAGACACTTGCTAAAAATTACCTCATACTGAAATCTAATCTGCGCAAAACTCCTTCCCCACATCCTCACAATTTCCTTCCTTTGCAAAAACCTCCACTACCATGACCCCGCAAAACCTCACCGCCACCGCCCAACGAATTCAACCCTACATTCACCGAACTCCCGTCCTCACGTCCAGATTACTGAATGAAATTGCAGGCGCGGAGGTCTTTTTCAAATGCGAGAATTTCCAGCGGATGGGGGCTTTTAAAATGCGCGGAGCCATGAACGCGGTGTTGCAATTATCTGACGCGCAAAAAGCGAAGGGCGTAGTCACGCATTCCTCGGGAAATTTTGCGCAGGCATTGGCGTTGGCGGCGCAGAGCGTGGGCGTGAAAGCCTACATTGTCATGCCCCAGAATGCGCCGCAGGTAAAGAAATACGCGGTGCGCGGCTATGGCGGCGAAATCATTGAGTGCGAATCTACACCCGAAGCGCGGGAACAAGTGGCGGCGCAGGTGCAGCAGGAGAAAGGCGCTTTTTTCATCCATCCCAGCAATGATTTGGACGTAATTCTTGGCCAGGGAACCGCTGCGCTGGAACTGCTGGAGGACCAACCACAACTTCAAACTATTTTCTCCCCGGTGGGCGGCGGCGGTCTGATTGCGGGTACGGCGTTGGCAGCGCACTACTTCGGGAAGAATTGCCAGGTAGTGGGCGGCGAACCGTTTGGTGCGGATGACGCGTACCGGTCTTTGCAGAGCGGGAAGATTGAGGGAAATAACACCACCAACACCATCGCAGACGGCCTGAGAACCCAATTAGGCGACATCAATTTTCCTATCATCAAAAATCACGTGACCAAAATTATACGGGTGGACGAAGAGGAAATCACAGCGTCCATGAAACTGATCTGGGAACGTTTGAAAGTGGTGGTGGAGCCTTCCAGCGCCGTGGCGTTTGCAGCTTTGCTGCGGGAGAAAGAAGCCTATCAAGGGCAGAAAGTGGGCGTCATTCTCTCCGGCGGAAACGCGGACTTGAGCAAACTTCCGTTTTAGGGCTCGTTTCTGGAAATGAAGCCAAAAACAGGAAAGTCAAATCCGCTGGTTTCCTGGCTGACATCATTTGAAAATCAGGCATTTACATCGTTTTCAAGTAAGAAATAAAAATAGATTAAATCTTACAGCAACACTTGCCGTATTTTAAGGTTTAGACTTCAATCAAATCTTAAAATACTATGATCGAATCCAAAGGATACGCCGCGTTTGACCCTAATTCGCCGCTGGCGCCCTATAATTTCAACCGCCGCGACGTGGGTCCGCATGATGTCATGATCCAGATTCTGTTCTGCGGCGTGTGCCACTCAGACCTGCACACCGCCAAAGGCGAATGGGGCGGCGCCAATTACCCTGTGGTGCCGGGCCACGAAATTGTGGGCCGCATTGTGAAAGTGGGCGAGCACGTCAAAAATTTCAGCGTGGGCGAAGTGGCCGGCGTGGGCTGCATGGTGGACTCCTGCCAATCTTGCCCCAGCTGCTCAGACGGCCTGGAACAATACTGCGAGAACGGCTTCACGGGCACCTACAACAGTCCAGAAAAAGGCATGGATACCCCAACGTACGGTGGCTATTCCAACCAGATTGTGGTATCAGAGAAATTCGTATTGAAAGTGCGCGAAGACCAGGATTTAGCCCGTGTAGCGCCGCTGCTGTGTGCCGGTATCACCACGTTTTCGCCGCTGCGCCACTGGGGCGTGGGCCAAGGGCATAAAGTAGCCGTGGTAGGTTTGGGCGGATTGGGCCACATGGCCGTGAAACTGGCCGCTTCCATGGGCGCCGAAGTGACCGTTCTCTCAACTTCACCCTCCAAAGAACCAGATGCGCAGGCATTGGGCGCGCATAAATTCGTGGTAACCAAAGACCAAGAAGCCCTAAAGCAAGTGCGCGGGTATTTTGACTTCATCATTAATACCGTGTCGGCTAAAGTGAGTTTGGACATGTACGCCGGTTTACTCAAGCGCGACGGTACCATGATTCTGCTGGGCGTTCCGCCGGAGGCACCTGAACTGCACGCAGGTACCTTGATTTTTGGAAGAAGAAGTATTGCCGGTTCTTTAATTGGCGGTATAAAAGAAACCCAGGAAATGCTGGATTACTGCGCCGAGCACAACATTCTCTCAGATATTGAGGTCATCAACATCGCCCAAATCAACACCGCTTATGACCGCATGTTGGCAGGCGACGTAAAATACCGCTTCGTGATTGACATGTCCAGTTTGGAGACAGCCGACGCGTAATTTTTAAAAATTTTATTCGGACATATTTTCAACCAAAAAGCCAGCTTCTAACCTAGAGGCTGGCTTTTCTGTTTTCGGGCTCATTTCTGAAAACGAAGCCGAAAACGGAAAGAAAAAAATCCCCTCTCCCCCTGGGAGAGGGTTAGGTTGAGGGAGTAAACCTTTGTTCTAAATAGCTCCTCCCGCAAGTTTAGCGGTAGATAAAGATTTTATCTTTGTTGAACGGCGAGTCTGGAATCTCTCGCGAGAAGTAATAAGAATACACCCTCATCCTAACCTTCTCCCAGAGTGAGAAGGGACTGGGCTTTTTCGTTTTCGGGCTCATTTCTGGAAACGAGGCCCAAAACAGAAAAGCTAAAACACCATGGGCGCCGTATGTGCTCTCAGACTTTGAAAATAACAATGCGGAATTTTTCTTTTTTTCGTCTTCTTCTGGTTTTCATGGCAGTAGGGCAATTGTCGGGCTGTGCGTTCAGGCGGGTGACTACCACCAGAGACATCACCTACCAGCCGGTCAATCTGTCTAAAGGCACCGAAGCCCAGAAACTGGACGTGTATGCACCCAAAAAAACGCCGGAACGCAGCCCGGTTCTTATTTTTGTGCACGGCGGAAACTGGAATTCGGGCAACAAAAACCTGTACAAATTTCTGGGCAAGCGCCTGGCCCGGAAAAAAATCACCGCTGTCATTATCTCCTACCCGTTGAGCCCCGGCGCCAACTACCAGCAGATGGAAACGGCCGTCCGGAACGCGGTGCAATGGACCCGCCAAAACATTGGCTCATACGGCGCAGACGCCAACCAACTTTTCTTATCGGGACACTCGGCGGGTGGGCATTTGGCGGCCTTGGTGGGGTTGCGGCAAGACACCGTGGCGGCCCAGCGGCTGGTGAAAGGCTTGGTTTTAATTGATGCGGCAGGCCTGGACATGCACGGGTATTTGCACGAAGCAAAATTTAGCGCCGGCCACACGTATCTCAAAACCTTCACCGCTGATTCTACCAACTGGAAAGACGCCACGCCGCTGTTCCACTTTCACCAAAACATGGTGCCTATGCTGGTGTACATGGGTGGCAAAACGTATCCTTCCATTCAAAAAAGCACCGCCCGGTTTCTAGCCGAGGCCAAAGCCTTTAACCCCGCCCCGGTATATCATCTGCAGAAAGGCAAGCACCATATTCCCATGATTCTCCAGTTTTTCTGGACCTGGAACCCCAGATACAAGCAAATAAAAACCTTCATGCAAAGCGTGCCGAAGTAAATGCACCTACATTTTGCTGACTCAGCGGAACAATTGGAACTTGGCCGGTTTTCTAAAGTCAGGAAGAACGCCTATTTTGGGAACTGCATTCGCTTTCAGCCCCCTTCACCTAACTTCCATGACCGTTTTTGATCCGCACCGCTACCAGAAAATTGGGGTTTTGCTCTTACTGGTGACAGCGGCCGTGGTGGGTGTTTTCTTGGTAGATCCCATTCCGCAGGACCTGGCCTACCATGCCTTCGCCGATGGGCAGACGCACGTTGGCATTCCCAATTTCTGGAATGTGTTGTCTAACCTGCCCTTCATGGTAGTGGGTTTATACTGTGTCATGCGCTTATACCAAGGCAACCCCAAAGGGCTGATGAAAGGCACCAAAACGGGGTATCAACTCTTCTTTGCAGGCATTTTTTTCACTGGGCTGGGCTCGGCGTATTACCACCTGGCTCCAGACAACCACACCCTGCTCTGGGACCGCTTGCCCATGACCATTGCCTTTATGGGCTTTTTCTCTGTGGTGGTGAGCGAATACATTCACCTGAAAGCTGGCCAACGGCTGCTGGTTCCTTTGGTAGTGCTGGGCCTTCTTTCAGTAGGGTATTGGTATGTTACGGAGCAGGACGGCCACGGCGATTTGCGCTTTTACGTGCTGGTGCAGTTTCTGCCCATTCTCCTGACCCCGCTGATTCTCCTGCTGTTCAAATCGCCGTTCAGCACCAATGCCTACACGTGGTATGTGGTTCTGGCCTACGCCCTGGCGAAAGTTCTGGAGACGTTTGACCAGGAAATTTTTGCCTTTACCGGGCAACTCATGAGTGGCCACGCTTTGAAACATGTGTTGGCCGCTGCGGCTCCCTGGTTCTTGTTTTTGGGCTTATACAAAAGATCCATAAAACCTTAAACCAGCAATTTCAATTTATCACTTACCATCAATTGTAAGAGCACCTTTTTCATGAATATATTGCAGACAGACCGGTTAGAATTACGCCAGTTAGACGAGGGAGATGCTGCGTTTATTTTAGCCTTGGTCAACTCGCCGGGGTGGCTGGAATTTATTGGGGACAAAGGCATAAGAACCGAACACGCCGCTAAAACCTACATTCAGGAAGGCCCCAAAACCAGTTACCTGTTGAACGGGTATGGCTTGTATGCGGTGGTGGAGAAAGCCTCTGAAAAAGTATTGGGCGTCTGCGGATTGGTGAAGCGGGAACAGTTGGCGTTTCCAGATGTGGGGTTTGCGTTTCTGCCGGAGCACATGAGCCAGGGATTTGCCTTAGAGGCAGCGCAGGCAGTCTTAGAACATGCCCATGCTGCGTTCCATTTCGCTACTATTTATGCGGTGACCACCTTGCACAATGAACGTTCTGTACGGCTTTTGGGCAAACTGGGCATGGGTTGGGAGAAGATAATCAGGCTAAACCCCAGCGCAGATGAACTCAATCTTTTCAGCAAACACCTTTGAGCTGGAACTTAGAAATCTCATAAAGAAAAAGGGCAGTGACCATGTGGTCACTGCCCTTTTCAGAACTATTTACTTCGGCCGAAGGCCAGACTTTCAGACTATCTTTTCACTTGCACCGGGTGGTCTTCTAACTGGGCATAGTGCAGTTTCCAGGCACCTTTGTCATTCTTTTTCCAGAGGAGGAGGAAGTTCCCTTCGCCTTCGCCGCGGGGCAATTGGCGGTCAGCGGGCAACACATCTACGGTGAAGGTTCCGCCCTCAAAGGCTATGTTCTCATCTATGCCAGAACTTACCGGCGAGATGCGCAGGTTTTCAATGGTGCCCAGGGTCTCACGCACCCACTTGTTGGAGACTTCAGACTTACCGCTGTAATGGACTTCGCCTTGCACAAAATGAACGTCTTCAGCTAACAGGGTATCTAATTGGGTGGCGTTGCGGCTGTTCCAGGCGCCAATGAAGGTCTGGTTCAACTGGCTCACGTTCACGGCTTGTTTCTGGTCATCAACCTTGGTGCAGGAAGAAAGCAGAGCCACCACGGCTAACATTAACAAATACGGTTTCATAGATTCAGGATTAGGGTTTGTACACACATACTCCATTTGAATATTAGGAGTTTCAAATATTTTAAATCGGGTCCGAAAAAAAGCCCAAACACAGGGCTTGGGCTTTTTCTTTGGGGGCTCCTGTTTACTTACCAGCTCTTTCTTCTGTACTCAGAAGAAGCATATGGTTTTGAGTAGTCACCGTAATGCTCGTTGGGCAAGAAAGACAGGTTAGACATACTCATGATCTGTGGCTGACCGGCAGTGTACCCGGTATAGGCCATGGTAGCGGGGGCAGCGGCCACAGCGGCAGCTTTGGTGGCAGACGCTTTACGGCTGGAACCGGCAGATTTGTTAGAAGAGCTGTAGGCATACGCCCGGTTAGCAGCTACTTGTCTGTTAAACTCGGCTTGCTCCTCAGCGGCTTTTTTCTTCTGCTTGTTGTCAATGATTTTACCAACTCCGTAACCGGCGGCTCCACCAACCACGCCACCTACCACACCACCTACTACTCTATTTCTTTTATTGATGATGGCACCTGCCGCAGCCCCGGTACCAGCTCCAATCACAGCGCCTTTGGCCTGTGGGCTCCATTTCTTTTTCTCCTGGGCCTGGGCACCTACGCTAAACAACACAGATACCAAGAACATTACGCTGAATACTACACTTAGCTTTTTCATAACACGTTCAGTTTATATTGAAACAACACTCTAAGTTTCTTGAATACCCTACTTGCAACTTGCGTGCCAAACTCTGTTTCTGGGTGTTCCTCAAAAAATAGAAACCAGGCCGAAAGGCGTATATAGGATATTTGCAATCTTATGTGCCACAACTGTAGGCTTCAACGGATTTCCTGCATTTTAGATGCACCAATGCCCAAATACCCTTTTAAATACCACAATAGAAGAAAAGCACCATTACCTGCTATTTTAACTTATAAGGTGCCTGAATGATTTGCTCCAGTTCCTTCTAAGCTGAAGACGCCCACCTGAATTTCCCGTTTTCGGGCTCATTTCCAGAAATGGGCCCGAAAACAGAAAAGGCAAGATTGCCAGATAGCGATGGAATTACAGTAATCCGTATCTTTAGAAGACATTTTATTCCTTA
This region of Rufibacter sp. LB8 genomic DNA includes:
- a CDS encoding NAD-dependent succinate-semialdehyde dehydrogenase, which codes for MEYKKLLKNQAFVNGKWVQATAGKSFDVTNPATGEIISTVPDMTREDVRHAIDAAHTAWPDYRALTAKERAALLRRWFDLIIEYKEELAHLMTLESGKVMTESLGEVAYGAAFIEWFSEEAKRTYGDVIPAPTPDKRMVVIKQAIGVVAAITPWNFPLAMITRKVGPALAAGCPVIVKVPSETPLTGLALAYLAEQAGFPKGVYNTLTSKDSGGIGKELCEHPHIRKLSFTGSTPVGKILMEQSASTLKKLSLELGGNAPFIVFDDADLDEAVQGALVSKFRHNGQTCVCVNRILVQDSVYDAFLEKFTKAVQGLKTGDVLEKATQIGPLINQKGLEKVQEHIKDAQTKGATITTGGKVKEGLFFQPTVLAGATPDMLIAREEVFGPVAPIFKFKTEEEAIQLANDTEYGLASYFYSQNVNRCWRVAEALEYGMVGINEGLISTEVAPFGGIKESGFGREGSKYGMDYYMEMKYLCFGGVQ
- a CDS encoding catalase — encoded protein: MVNEKDQSPNQPGDGTGEKQNLTTRQGHPVTDNQNIRTIGNRGPAVLENYHFIEKISHFDRERIPERVVHARGAGAHGVFTAYGKVGDENISKYTRAKLFQEKGKETPVFVRFSTVGHGTHSPETLRDPRGFAVKFYTEDGNWDLVGNNLKIFFIRDAMKFPDLIHSQKPDPVTNIQSGERIFDFICNTPESTHMATFLFSPWGIPANYRQMQGSGVNTYKWVNADGEAVLVKYHWEPLKQGIRNLTQPEAEAIQAKNFNHATQDLFEAIKEGNYPEWELCVQIMSDDEHPELDFDPLDDTKLWPVDQFPFLPVGKMVLNRNPVDYFNEVEQVAFGTGVLVDGLDFSDDKMLQGRTFSYSDTQRYRVGPNYLQLPINAPKNQVVTNQRGGQMSYHTDFGKGQNAHINYEPSTLGNIVEAPKPGKDYEPRYEANLVRAKIDRTNDFKQAGETYRNFEDWERDDLINNLVNTLATADKRIQDKMVEHFTLADEDYGRRVREGLAATSKAKDDKGPIGATSPKEGVDAAQEKSHEAKPY
- a CDS encoding pyridoxal-phosphate dependent enzyme, which produces MTPQNLTATAQRIQPYIHRTPVLTSRLLNEIAGAEVFFKCENFQRMGAFKMRGAMNAVLQLSDAQKAKGVVTHSSGNFAQALALAAQSVGVKAYIVMPQNAPQVKKYAVRGYGGEIIECESTPEAREQVAAQVQQEKGAFFIHPSNDLDVILGQGTAALELLEDQPQLQTIFSPVGGGGLIAGTALAAHYFGKNCQVVGGEPFGADDAYRSLQSGKIEGNNTTNTIADGLRTQLGDINFPIIKNHVTKIIRVDEEEITASMKLIWERLKVVVEPSSAVAFAALLREKEAYQGQKVGVILSGGNADLSKLPF
- a CDS encoding NAD(P)-dependent alcohol dehydrogenase; amino-acid sequence: MIESKGYAAFDPNSPLAPYNFNRRDVGPHDVMIQILFCGVCHSDLHTAKGEWGGANYPVVPGHEIVGRIVKVGEHVKNFSVGEVAGVGCMVDSCQSCPSCSDGLEQYCENGFTGTYNSPEKGMDTPTYGGYSNQIVVSEKFVLKVREDQDLARVAPLLCAGITTFSPLRHWGVGQGHKVAVVGLGGLGHMAVKLAASMGAEVTVLSTSPSKEPDAQALGAHKFVVTKDQEALKQVRGYFDFIINTVSAKVSLDMYAGLLKRDGTMILLGVPPEAPELHAGTLIFGRRSIAGSLIGGIKETQEMLDYCAEHNILSDIEVINIAQINTAYDRMLAGDVKYRFVIDMSSLETADA
- a CDS encoding alpha/beta hydrolase, yielding MAVGQLSGCAFRRVTTTRDITYQPVNLSKGTEAQKLDVYAPKKTPERSPVLIFVHGGNWNSGNKNLYKFLGKRLARKKITAVIISYPLSPGANYQQMETAVRNAVQWTRQNIGSYGADANQLFLSGHSAGGHLAALVGLRQDTVAAQRLVKGLVLIDAAGLDMHGYLHEAKFSAGHTYLKTFTADSTNWKDATPLFHFHQNMVPMLVYMGGKTYPSIQKSTARFLAEAKAFNPAPVYHLQKGKHHIPMILQFFWTWNPRYKQIKTFMQSVPK
- a CDS encoding ceramidase domain-containing protein, whose protein sequence is MTVFDPHRYQKIGVLLLLVTAAVVGVFLVDPIPQDLAYHAFADGQTHVGIPNFWNVLSNLPFMVVGLYCVMRLYQGNPKGLMKGTKTGYQLFFAGIFFTGLGSAYYHLAPDNHTLLWDRLPMTIAFMGFFSVVVSEYIHLKAGQRLLVPLVVLGLLSVGYWYVTEQDGHGDLRFYVLVQFLPILLTPLILLLFKSPFSTNAYTWYVVLAYALAKVLETFDQEIFAFTGQLMSGHALKHVLAAAAPWFLFLGLYKRSIKP
- a CDS encoding GNAT family N-acetyltransferase — translated: MNILQTDRLELRQLDEGDAAFILALVNSPGWLEFIGDKGIRTEHAAKTYIQEGPKTSYLLNGYGLYAVVEKASEKVLGVCGLVKREQLAFPDVGFAFLPEHMSQGFALEAAQAVLEHAHAAFHFATIYAVTTLHNERSVRLLGKLGMGWEKIIRLNPSADELNLFSKHL
- a CDS encoding DUF4440 domain-containing protein, coding for MKPYLLMLAVVALLSSCTKVDDQKQAVNVSQLNQTFIGAWNSRNATQLDTLLAEDVHFVQGEVHYSGKSEVSNKWVRETLGTIENLRISPVSSGIDENIAFEGGTFTVDVLPADRQLPRGEGEGNFLLLWKKNDKGAWKLHYAQLEDHPVQVKR
- a CDS encoding YMGG-like glycine zipper-containing protein — translated: MKKLSVVFSVMFLVSVLFSVGAQAQEKKKWSPQAKGAVIGAGTGAAAGAIINKRNRVVGGVVGGVVGGAAGYGVGKIIDNKQKKKAAEEQAEFNRQVAANRAYAYSSSNKSAGSSRKASATKAAAVAAAPATMAYTGYTAGQPQIMSMSNLSFLPNEHYGDYSKPYASSEYRRKSW